One segment of Brassica napus cultivar Da-Ae chromosome C3, Da-Ae, whole genome shotgun sequence DNA contains the following:
- the LOC125583760 gene encoding AAA-ATPase At2g18193-like, whose product MFPSSDNAFSPSTLFSAYASLTGFLMLFRSMLHDFVPEQLRAYFSTLLDRFFTPKSKTLTVIIDENFGSYRNQVFDAAELYLRSKIGPETERLRVGKTPKQKHFTISIEKGEEIVDSFEGSEVKWSYVQSEKEKGEQVKRHYELTFEKKLREKITSSYLTHVVAESEEIKRSLRVVKLYSKDLYETDDDDGCAGGNWGCISLEHPSTFETLAMDPNAKKKIIGDLDRFLKRREFYKRVGKAWKRGYLLYGPPGTGKSSLIAAMANYLKFDVFDLELSSIYDNGQLKRILLSTTNRSILVFEDIDCNSEVRDREADDDDQEIKRNNNGRVTLSGILNFIDGLWSSFGDERIIVFTTNHKERLDPALLRPGRMDMHINLSYCTGLGFRTLVSNYLGLDGLNHPLCEEIETLVDSTEVTPAELAEELMQDDDCDVVLPGVVSFVEKRKVERRKAKDSVSICNEVVKTDDDDEKQSVCTNGMRNRKKQAGRRKGRGGLGM is encoded by the coding sequence ATGTTTCCTTCCTCCGATAACGCTTTCTCACCATCGACGCTGTTCTCAGCGTACGCATCCCTCACCGGATTCTTGATGCTCTTCAGATCGATGCTCCACGACTTCGTCCCGGAGCAGCTCCGAGCCTACTTCTCAACACTACTCGACCGCTTCTTCACTCCGAAATCAAAGACCCTCACGGTCATCATCGACGAGAACTTCGGTTCGTACCGGAACCAAGTCTTCGACGCGGCGGAGCTCTACCTCCGCTCCAAAATCGGCCCGGAGACAGAGCGGCTGCGCGTCGGGAAGACCCCGAAGCAGAAGCACTTCACTATCTCGATCGAGAAAGGAGAAGAGATCGTAGACTCCTTCGAGGGCTCGGAGGTGAAATGGAGCTACGTTCAgtcggagaaggagaaggggGAGCAAGTTAAACGCCACTACGAGCTCACCTTCGAGAAGAAGCTGAGAGAGAAAATCACGAGCTCTTACCTAACCCACGTCGTTGCGGAGTCTGAAGAGATCAAGAGGAGCCTGAGAGTGGTGAAACTATACAGCAAAGACTTGTACGAGACCGACGACGACGACGGATGCGCAGGCGGGAACTGGGGGTGTATCAGCCTCGAGCATCCTTCCACGTTCGAGACGTTAGCCATGGATCCCAACgcgaagaagaagatcatcGGCGACTTGGATAGGTTTCTCAAGAGGAGAGAGTTTTACAAGAGAGTCGGTAAGGCCTGGAAGCGAGGCTACTTGTTGTACGGACCTCCAGGAACAGGGAAATCGAGTTTGATCGCAGCCATGGCTAACTACCTAAAATTCGACGTGTTTGATCTGGAGCTTAGTAGTATCTACGACAACGGTCAACTGAAGAGGATTCTGTTATCCACCACGAATCGTTCGATTTTGGTGTTTGAGGATATCGATTGCAACTCGGAGGTTAGAGACAGGGAAGCTGATGACGACGATCaagaaatcaaaagaaataataatgGAAGGGTGACTTTATCAGGGATTCTCAACTTCATTGATGGGTTATGGTCGAGTTTCGGAGACGAGAGGATCATCGTGTTCACGACTAACCACAAAGAACGGCTCGATCCTGCGCTGCTACGTCCGGGGAGAATGGATATGCATATCAATTTGTCTTATTGtacaggtttggggtttaggacTTTGGTTTCTAATTACCTTGGTTTAGATGGCTTAAACCATCCTCTGTGTGAGGAGATCGAGACGTTGGTTGATTCTACCGAGGTTACTCCTGCTGAGTTAGCTGAAGAGTTGATGCAGGATGATGATTGTGATGTTGTTCTTCCTGGAGTGGTTAGCTTTGTTGAGAAAAGGAAGGTAGAGAGAAGGAAGGCCAAGGATAGTGTTTCTATTTGTAATGAAGTTGTTAAGACAGATGATGATGACGAAAAACAGAGTGTTTGTACTAATGGTATGAGGAATAGGAAGAAGCAAGCCGGTAGACGAAAAGGGAGGGGGGGGCTCGGAATGTAA